In one window of Microbacterium sp. PM5 DNA:
- the dnaB gene encoding replicative DNA helicase, producing the protein MSIADISEDRFGGPLESRGPERTPPHDLLAEQSTLGGMLLSSDAVADVIEALRGTDFYVPKHELIFEAILSLYSHGEPTDVVAVTDELIKTGDLQRSGGADYLHSLTSIVPTAANAAYYASIVRERALLRRLVEAGTRIVQMGYNGQGDALDLVNNAQAEIYSVTGAEQAEDYVPLQIAVDAAVEEIEAARGRDGQMTGIPTGFSGLDQLTNGLHPGQMIIIAARPAMGKSTLALDFARAAAIKAQQPTIVFSLEMGRSEIAMRLMSAEGAIPLQSMRKGTLDSRDWTTIAATRGRINDAPLYIDDSPNMTLVEIRAKCRKLKQRVGLKMVVIDYLQLMTSGKRVESRQQEVSEFSRALKLLAKELQVPVIALSQLNRGPEQRADKKPALSDLRESGSIEQDADMVVLLHREAAYEKDSPRAGEADLIVAKHRNGPTDTITVAFQGHFSRFTDMAPGDFG; encoded by the coding sequence ATGTCGATCGCGGACATCTCCGAGGATCGCTTCGGTGGACCCCTGGAGAGCCGCGGCCCCGAGCGCACGCCGCCGCACGACCTCCTCGCCGAGCAGAGCACACTGGGCGGCATGCTGCTGTCGAGCGACGCCGTCGCCGATGTCATCGAGGCCCTTCGCGGCACCGACTTCTACGTGCCGAAGCACGAGCTGATCTTCGAGGCGATCCTCTCGCTGTACTCGCACGGCGAGCCCACCGATGTCGTCGCCGTGACCGACGAGCTCATCAAGACCGGCGACCTGCAGCGATCCGGCGGTGCCGACTACCTGCACTCGCTGACCTCGATCGTGCCGACGGCGGCCAACGCCGCCTATTACGCGTCGATCGTGCGCGAGAGGGCGCTGCTGCGGCGGCTCGTCGAGGCCGGCACGCGCATCGTGCAGATGGGCTACAACGGTCAGGGCGATGCGCTCGACCTCGTCAACAACGCGCAGGCGGAGATCTACTCGGTCACCGGCGCGGAGCAGGCCGAAGACTACGTGCCGCTGCAGATCGCGGTGGATGCCGCGGTGGAGGAGATCGAGGCCGCGCGCGGCCGCGACGGTCAGATGACCGGCATCCCCACCGGCTTCTCGGGTCTCGACCAGCTGACCAACGGTCTGCACCCCGGCCAGATGATCATCATCGCGGCGCGACCCGCCATGGGTAAGTCGACGCTGGCGCTCGACTTCGCGCGGGCCGCCGCGATCAAGGCGCAGCAGCCGACGATCGTCTTCTCGCTCGAAATGGGTCGCAGCGAGATCGCGATGCGTCTGATGAGCGCCGAGGGCGCCATTCCGCTGCAGAGCATGCGCAAGGGCACGCTCGACTCCCGCGACTGGACGACGATCGCGGCGACCCGTGGGCGTATCAACGACGCGCCGCTGTACATCGACGACAGCCCCAACATGACGCTGGTCGAGATCCGCGCGAAGTGCCGCAAGCTCAAGCAGCGCGTGGGTCTGAAGATGGTGGTCATCGACTACCTGCAGCTGATGACGTCGGGCAAGCGCGTCGAGAGCCGTCAGCAGGAGGTCTCGGAGTTTTCGCGTGCGCTGAAGCTTCTGGCGAAGGAGCTGCAGGTGCCGGTGATCGCGCTGTCGCAGCTGAACCGTGGTCCCGAGCAGCGCGCCGACAAGAAGCCGGCCCTGAGCGACCTGCGTGAGTCGGGCTCGATCGAGCAGGATGCCGACATGGTGGTGCTGCTGCACCGCGAGGCCGCCTACGAGAAGGACAGCCCTCGCGCTGGCGAGGCCGACCTGATCGTCGCGAAGCACCGTAACGGCCCCACCGACACGATCACCGTCGCCTTCCAGGGCCACTTCTCGCGCTTCACCGACATGGCCCCGGGGGACTTCGGGTAG